The Prunus persica cultivar Lovell chromosome G7, Prunus_persica_NCBIv2, whole genome shotgun sequence genome has a segment encoding these proteins:
- the LOC18770895 gene encoding transcription factor E2FA has translation MSGCARAPNRQPTPATAATAGGTQILPPLRRHLAFESTKPQPFPPDNYHRFAGGARRAGDHEPEAIHVRSPQLTRKDNNEVEYSDWTSSPGYTNVVQSPLQTPMSTKGGRINNRSKASKGNRSGPQTPVSNAGSPSPLTPAGSCRYDSSLGLLTKKFINLIKHAEDGILDLNKAAETLEVQKRRIYDITNVLEGIGLIEKKLKNRIRWKGFDASRPGELDGDLSILQAEVENLSLKERTLDDQIREMQEKLRDLSEDENNRKWLFVTEEDIKAIPCFHNETLIAIKAPHGTTLEVPDPDEAVDYPQRRYRIILRSTMGPIDVYLVSQFEEKFEDINGAEPPVSFPIASGSGSNEHPTTEVITVESSGKEIEPWAQQADQTCSDINTSQEFAGGMMKIVPSDVDNDADYWLLSDAEVSITDMWRTDSGVGWNGADILHSDFGVPDVSITRPQTPPSGIAEIPPHAVNFSQR, from the exons ATGTCCGGCTGCGCTCGAGCTCCCAACCGCCAACCAACGCCGGCGACGGCGGCCACCGCCGGCGGCACCCAGATCCTGCCGCCGCTGAGGCGTCACCTCGCGTTTGAGTCGACGAAGCCGCAGCCCTTCCCTCCGGACAATTACCATCGATTTGCTGGAGGTGCTCGCAGAGCTGGTGACCACGAACCTGAAGCTATTCATGTTCGATCTCCT CAACTTACACGGAAGGATAATAATGAAGTTGAGTACAGTGATTGGACAAGCAGTCCTGGATATACTAATGTCGTTCAGAGTCCCCTTCAGACTCCCATGTCTACAAAAGGGGGAAGGATAAACAATAGGTCAAAGGCTTCAAAGGGCAATAGATCTGGGCCTCAGACACCTGTGTCAAATGCTG GCTCCCCTTCTCCTCTTACTCCAGCTGGCAGCTGTCGTTATGACAGTTCTCTAG GTCTGTTGACAAAGAAATTCATCAATTTGATTAAGCATGCAGAGGATGGAATTCTTGATCTAAACAAAGCAGCAGAAACTTTGGAG GTTCAGAAGAGGCGGATATATGACATTACAAACGTCTTGGAAGGCATAGGTCTAATTGAAAAGAAGCTCAAGAACAGAATACGTTGGAA GGGATTTGATGCTTCAAGGCCAGGGGAGTTGGATGGTGATCTCTCTATACTACAG GCTGAAGTTGAAAACCTATCCTTAAAAGAGCGCACATTAGATGACCAAATAAG AGAGATGCAGGAAAAATTGAGGGATTTGAGTGAAGATGAAAACAACCGAAA GTGGCTGTTTGTCACTGAAGAAGACATTAAAGCCATACCCTGCTTCCAC aatGAAACCCTGATAGCAATTAAAGCTCCACATGGAACCACCTTGGAAGTCCCGGATCCTGATGAA GCAGTTGACTATCCACAGAGGAGATACAGGATCATACTTAGAAGCACAATGGGACCCATTGATGTCTACCTTGTCAG tcAATTTGAGGAGAAGTTTGAGGATATAAATGGCGCTGAGCCACCTGTGAGTTTCCCAATTGCTTCTGGTTCTGGGTCCAACGAACACCCAACAACAGAAGTGATCACTGTGGAGAGCAGTGGAAAGGAAATTGAACCTTGGGCGCAACAGGCTGATCAAACGTGCTCTGATATTAACACTTCTCAGGAGTTTGCTGGGGGAATGATGAAGATTGTCCCCTCTGATGTTGAT AATGATGCAGACTACTGGCTTTTGTCTGATGCTGAAGTTAGCATTACAGATATGTGGAGAACGGATT CTGGTGTTGGATGGAATGGGGCAGACATTCTACACTCCGACTTTGGAGTTCCTGATGTTAGTATAACAAGGCCACAAACTCCCCCATCTGGGATTGCTGAAATTCCACCTCATGCTGTTAACTTCTCTCAAAGGTGA
- the LOC18771350 gene encoding putative HVA22-like protein g, giving the protein MLGSLLTRCLIMFLGYAYPAFECYKIVEKNRVEIEELRFWCQYWIIVAMLTVLERIGDVFVSWLPMYGEAKVALFIYLWYPKTRGTGFVYQTLLRPYVAKHETDIDRKLLELRARAWDLAVFYWQNCAQMGHSAFFQTLQYLASQSSKFTKTPAEERTVDDDQQNPPPSNAPLRKPSGKNKWPPPSSPPGTPNGTTTTANGTITTVNRFMSETPRSPKVQVQAKHQTGGQVDELSEKLRLRRSKPIQ; this is encoded by the exons ATGTTGGGAAGCTTGCTTACCAGATGCCTTAT aATGTTTCTTGGGTATGCTTACCCTGCATTTGAATGTTATAAAATTGTGGAGAAGAACAGAGTTGAGATTGAAGAACTCCGGTTTTGGTGTCAATACTG GATAATTGTGGCCATGCTTACAGTTCTAGAGAGGATTGGAGACGTTTTCGTTTCATG GTTGCCCATGTATGGTGAGGCGAAGGTGGCCCTTTTTATCTACCTCTGGTATCCAAAGACCAGG GGAACTGGGTTTGTGTATCAGACACTGTTGAGGCCATATGTAGCAAAGCATGAAACTGACATAGACAGGAAACTGCTGGAGCTGAGAGCAAGGGCCTGGGATTTGGCGGTTTTCTACTGGCAAAACTGCGCCCAAATGGGCCATTCAGCTTTCTTCCAAACCCTTCAATACTTGGCTTCTCAGTCCTCAAAGTTCACCAAAACCCCCGCCGAAGAG CGGACGGTCGACGATGATCAGCAGAACCCACCGCCTTCAAACGCACCGCTTCGCAAGCCCAGTGGGAAGAACAAGTGGCCGCCGCCGTCATCTCCGCCAGGAACACCCAATGGCACAACCACAACCGCCAATGGCACAATCACAACCGTCAATCGTTTCATGTCCGAGACTCCGAGATCCCCCAAGGTGCAGGTTCAGGCCAAACATCAAACAGGCGGGCAGGTTGACGAGCTGTCCGAAAAGCTCAGGCTCAGGCGTTCCAAGCCAATCCAATGA